A section of the Solea solea chromosome 17, fSolSol10.1, whole genome shotgun sequence genome encodes:
- the LOC131444186 gene encoding beta/gamma crystallin domain-containing protein 2-like, with amino-acid sequence MTSSSMNMMGRITFYEERNFQGRSYECMSDCADMSSYLSRCHSCRVERGCFMVYDRTNYMGNQYFMRRGEYADYMSMMGMSDCIRSCRMIPMHRGSFRMRMYERDNFQGQMHELTDDCDNIMDRYRMSNFMSCNVMDGHWLMYEQPSYRGRMMYMRPGEYRNFTNMGSSNMRFMSMRRISDSSIQYNTIAQERNFQGRSYECMSDCADMSSYLSRCHSCRVERGCFMVYDRTNYMGNQYFMRRGEYADYMSMMGMSDCIRSCRMIPMHRGSFRMRMYERDNFQGQMHELTDDCDNIMDRYRMSNFMSCNVMDGHWLMYEQPSYRGRMMYMRPGEYRNFTNMGSSNMRFMSMRRISDSFY; translated from the exons ATGACTTCCAGCAGCATGAACATGATGGGCAGAATCACCTTCTACGAGGAGAGGAACTTCCAGGGTCGCTCCTACGAGTGCATGAGCGACTGCGCTGACATGTCCTCCTACCTGAGCCGCTGCCACTCCTGCAGGGTGGAGAGGGGCTGCTTCATGGTCTACGACCGCACCAACTACATGGGGAACCAGTACTTCATGAGGAGGGGCGAGTACGCCGACTACATGAGCATGATGGGCATGAGCGACTGCATCAGGTCCTGCCGCATGATCCCCATGCACAGAGGCTCCTTCAGGATGAGGATGTATGAGAGGGACAACTTCCAGGGCCAGATGCACGAGCTGACGGACGACTGCGACAACATCATGGACCGCTACCGCATGTCCAACTTCATGTCCTGCAACGTGATGGATGGCCACTGGCTGATGTACGAGCAGCCCAGCTACAGAGGAAGAATGATGTACATGAGGCCTGGAGAGTACAGGAACTTCACGAACATGGGCTCCAGCAACATGAGGTTCATGAGCATGAGGCGCATCTCTGACTCCT caatacaatacaacactatAGCACAA GAGAGGAACTTCCAGGGTCGCTCCTACGAGTGCATGAGCGACTGCGCTGACATGTCCTCCTACCTGAGCCGCTGCCACTCCTGCAGGGTGGAGAGGGGCTGCTTCATGGTCTACGACCGCACCAACTACATGGGGAACCAGTACTTCATGAGGAGGGGCGAGTACGCCGACTACATGAGCATGATGGGCATGAGCGACTGCATCAGGTCCTGCCGCATGATCCCCATGCACAGAGGCTCCTTCAGGATGAGGATGTATGAGAGGGACAACTTCCAGGGCCAGATGCACGAGCTGACGGACGACTGCGACAACATCATGGACCGCTACCGCATGTCCAACTTCATGTCCTGCAACGTGATGGATGGCCACTGGCTGATGTACGAGCAGCCCAGCTACAGAGGAAGAATGATGTACATGAGGCCTGGAGAGTACAGGAACTTCACGAACATGGGCTCCAGCAACATGAGGTTCATGAGCATGAGGCGCATCTCTGACTCCTTCTACTAG